A window of the Bufo gargarizans isolate SCDJY-AF-19 chromosome 1, ASM1485885v1, whole genome shotgun sequence genome harbors these coding sequences:
- the LOC122925175 gene encoding oocyte zinc finger protein XlCOF22-like isoform X2 — protein MKRDVDKMVERILNLTLEILYWLTGEDYTVVKKTSSERCQGPVSEGWERTLSPITGPPTNSLKHEDINEQKILELTHKMMELLTGEVPIRCQDVAVYFSMEEWEYLEGHQDLYKDILMEDHQPLTSPDRSSKKTTPKRYPSPLHPQDHQVFNQDKDLNDITSSNTYVRSDDQYKKGISTKTYVRDDVQCKEEITTETYVRGDDQCKEEITTETYVRGNNQCKEEITTETYVRGDDQCKENISTESYVIDDDQCEEEIPTETYVRGDNQCKMDISKDTYMWGNEQHEEDIPTDNQSDDYTESTEGHEICSDFKEGDCGTAQDTYEEHAIIPDIPSDLHSQDLSSDPFQHVLLSDKSNTVNQNKNHTGEKLFSCSECGKCFFRKSCLHRHQEIHTGEKPFSCSECGKCFTRKSHVVEHQKIHTGEKPFVCSECGKCFSMKSHLVEHQKTHTGEKPFSCPECGKCFTRKSYLVIHKKIHTGEKPYSCSECGKCFTQKSNLLKHQRIHTGEKPFLCSECGTCCFQRAHLIDHQRIHTGEKPFSCPECGKCFSRKSYVVDHQRIHTGEKPFSCPVCGKCFNYKSALMAHQRTHGEKRFSCPECGKYFSSKAYLLKHQRIHTGK, from the exons ATGAAAAGGGATGTAGACAAGATGGTGGAGAGAATATTAAATCTCACTCTAGAGATACTGTATTGGCTTAcgggagag GATTACACAgtggtgaagaagacctctagtgagcgctgtcagggtcctgtgtctgaaggatgggaaagaaccctgagcccaatcacaGGGCCTCCAACTAATTCCCTAAAACATGAAGACATCAATgaacagaagatcctagaactcacccacaagatgatggagctgctgactggagag gttcctataaggtgtcaggatgtcgctgtctatttctccatggaggagtgggagtatttagaagggcaccaggatctgtacaaggacatcCTGATGGAGGACCACCagcccctcacatcaccag ATAGATCCAGTAAGAAAACAACACCAAAGAGATATCCCAGTCCTCTTCATCCACAAGATCATCAG GTTTTTAATCAGGATAAAGATCTGAATGATATTACTTCTTCAAATACATATGTGAGGAGTGATGACCAGTATAAGAAAGGCATTTCTACAAAGACATATGTTAGAGATGATGTCCAGTGTAAGGAGGAAATTACTACAGAGACATACGTGAGAGGTGATGACCAGTGTAAGGAGGAAATTactacagagacatatgtgaggggtAATAACCAGTGTAAAGAAGAAATTactacagagacatatgtgagaGGTGATGACCAATGTAAGGAGAACATTTCTACAGAGTCATATGTTATAGACGATGACCAGTGTGAGGAGGAAATtcctacagagacatatgtgaggggcGATAACCAGTGTAAGATGGACATTTCTAAAGATACATATATGTGGGGTaatgaacagcatgaggaggacattcctacagataatCAGTCAG aTGACTATACCGAGAGCACAGAGGGTCATGAGATATGTTCAGATTTTAAAGAAGGTGATTGTGGTACTGCACAAGATACATATGAAGAGCATGCCATTATCCCAGATATACCCTCAGACCTTCACAGCCAAGATCTATCATCTGATCCTtttcaacatgtcctattgtctgatAAATCAAATACTGTTAATCAGAATaaaaatcacacaggggagaagctcttttcatgctctgaatgtggcaaatgttttttcCGCAAATCGTGTCTCCATAGACATCAGGAAattcatacaggggagaagccattttcatgttcagaatgtgggaaatgttttactcggAAATCACATGTTGTTGAACACcaaaaaattcacacaggagagaagccgtttgtCTGTTCAGAATGCGGGAAGTGTTTTTCCATGAAGTCACATCTTGTTGAACATCAAAAAACccatacaggagagaagccattttcatgtccagaatgtgggaaatgttttactcggaaatcatatcttgttatacataagaaaattcacacaggggagaagccatattcatgttcagaatgtgggaaatgttttactcaaaAATCAAATCTTCTTAagcatcaaagaattcacacaggggagaagcccttTTTATGTTCAGAGTGCGGAACGTGTTGCTTTCAGAGAGCACATCTCATTGATcaccagagaattcacacaggggagaaaccattttcatgtccagaatgtggcaaatgttttagtCGGAAATCATATGTTGTTGaccatcaaagaattcacacaggggagaaaccattttcatgtcctgtatgtggaaagtgttttaactACAAGTCAGCTCTAATGGCACATCAGAGAACACATGGAGAAAAAAGATTTTCATGTCCAGAGTGTGGGAAATATTTTTCCAGCAAAGCATATCTTCTGAAACATCAAAGAATCCACACAGGGAAGTAG